GTCGTGGATACGAGACAATTCCGTGAGGTCGAGACCGAAAATGATGAAGGCGATCGCCAGGGGAATGCCCACCATGATAAAAAATCCTGCGAAGCTCGCAAACATCGCCGCAATCTGGATCATCACGAGCTGCCAGTTCTCATTGATGATCCTGAAACCGTTCTTGATCGCCTCTCCGTATTTCATCGCCACCCGGAACAACCTTTCTCTTGCAGAATGAACCTGCCGTGACAAGCCCTCTTGCCTTCGCGCGAGAGGATAAAAGGCGGGCACGGCGCTCCTCGCCTGCCTTCATATGCCGCGGCTTTTCGGTGCTTTCCGTCGCCGAACAGACTCTATTTTAGTCCAAAGAGCGTGTAAGGGCAATAGATATTTTATAAGGCATATGGTATATTTTTTATTATGCTGAAGGACTTCATGTTTCACGGCAGCATCGGCCCTATCGATTACTTCGTTTTTGTCGGAGGAGCGAACGTAAGCAACCTTTATTTCTTTCAGGAAGAGGGACAGCAGATCCGGTTCTTCTCGAAGGGCAACGAGCTCTCCCTGACACAGGACTCCGTCTCGTACAAGGGAACGGGCGGCAGTTTCTGCGAGTACATGTTCGGCGTAGAAAAGCCTTTCAAGGATCTCATAAAGAGAGAAGTCCTGAACCGCCTCGTTCTGTTCGGCGCATTCCTCGACGAAGACGAAAGACTCATCTTCTCAAACGAGACGGAAGGCTCCGAATTATTTCACCGTCTCTTTCTTCTCGGACACGCGGTCAAGAACTATTATTTCTTCGTCTCTTCCGACAACAGGACGGAACCGAAGAAGAGGCAGAAAGCGATACTGCAGACGATAGGCAAACTCCTGAAGAGGACGGACCTCATCGCACAGGACCGCGACGAGGAGCTGCTCGAGAGGTTTATAACGGTACTCAATGAACCCGACTCAACGGTCTTCGTTTTTAAATTCGTCCACAGGGAGAATCTGAAATTCTATTCTGCGTTCCGCGACGCTTATGCGAAGGAAAGGATGCTGACCCCTGAAGACGAGGCGGCCGTCCATGACATAGCGGTGCGGCACGCAATAGACTTTTACCAGCAGGAACGGATGAAGATCGACGTCATGTACCGGCATCGGAGCAATAAAAACGTCGTCGATGAATACCGGGACATCCTTCTCGGCACGGCCCATAAGGACAGCTTGGCGCATTCCGAATTCGCGCGGCTGCATCGGCTGAGAACGCTCAGCATCAGGAATAACATACCGGCGATACTCTTCGATACCCTCGACAATTTTCTCCTCAAGGACAAGAAGAAACAGGCCTTCGAAGAACCGGAGTATCTCAGGGAATCGAGGGCGATTCTCGGGAACCTCTTCTTCAAAGATTCCTCCCTCAAGCAGCACATCATCACGGAAGATATCGTAAAGCTGATACGGGCGAAGCACAAGGCATCTTCGCAGAACGACATAGGGTTTGAAAAGATCCTCCTCGATACCGGTACGGCCTGTGATGAATATGCCCGGGAAAGCAACGAATACGGCATCTTCGAAGAATTCAGTTCCCTCATCACCTATTTCGACCGGTACGATAATGTCCGTGCCTCCCTGAGCAGGCTGGCCTTCATGGATACCATGGAACTCACGGAAGATATGCTGAGAAGATTACTCGGCAACAAGAAGGAATTCGACTCTCTCGATGAGAACCTCTTCAATGAAATCTTCATAAAGGATCTCCTCACGAACAAGTACATAAACATCTTCGGGAGAAAGAAGATAAAGACGCTCTCGGAGGGAATTGAGAAGATCTTCAGGGGAGATGCGTCCCTGAAAGAAGTCGTTTCGGAGGTCCACGCCATAGCGGGAGAGGAAAAACTCTACCGGGAAATCCGGGCGGTCCTCAAGGAGAAGATACGGGACTTTTATACACCCCTCGACATGAAGAAGGGACTCGGAAGAATTCGGACAGCGATAAAGAACGAACTGATCGAAAGCGGCATAGCGGCTGATATTCCCGATGCGCTATTCGACAAGGCCCTCCTCGATCTGAAGACGGAGTCCTACTATCTGAACCATCTCTTACCGACAATTTTGCAGACGGGAAACCTCCCTCTCAGGGAAGACTTCCTCAATAACAGCGGCCTCGACCGTTTCTATATCGAGGACGTAGAAAAAGAGTACTTCCAGGATAAAGGGTTTGATTCCGCCATACTCCATACACTGAAGGGCGAGATGGAACTCATCGGTATTGGAGGCGGCGAGCGGATTTGAACCGCTGAATAAAGGTTTTGCAGACCTCTCCCTTGCCACTTGGGTACGCCGCCGTAGAGAGTATCACCGCGATGTAACTCATTCTAAAGACTTGCCGATGGAGTTGTCAAGCGAGAAGGACTTCACTTCAGGAGAAACTTGTTGTTCCCCATGTGCGGATCGTGACAGGCTATACACGTTTGTGTCAGGTCTCTGTGCACCCCCTGAGAAATGATAGCCTCGGACTCGTGGCAGCCAAAGCACAACTCGGGGAGCGGGTCCCGAAGGAGGGACGGGTAACCGCTCGTTCCGTGCGGATCATGGCAGATGGTACAGCCCCAAATGTCGATAGCCTTATGGACAAATTTCCCGTCCGTTCTGAAGGAATGACACTGGAAGCAGAGCTCTTTCCCGGGAGCCAAAAGTGTTTCACTGCCGACGAGTTCGCCGCTGCCGCGGTGACAGACATGGCACGGGCCCTCCGGGTAAGTGTGTACGGTAATAGTTGGAGCGCCCTTCTTCTGGACATCTGCAGTAGAGCAGCCAGTCACGGCAATCGCGGTAATGATCAAGAGAACTGCTTTTCTTAATTCCCTCTCGAGCACGGAAACATGCCCCCTTGGAAAGCCCTCACCTTTTCTTAGCTTGTATCAGAGAAGGCTGCACATTCAGTTTGATCCTAGGCCGAAACAGGCGCTCTGCAGAGAAAGAAAACCGGCCGCCTATAAGCATACAATGCGGAAAGGACTCCGCATTGTCCGGTTTTTAGAGGCCTGTGATTTTCATGGAGCGGGCGACGGGATTCGAACCCGCGACCCCAACCTTGGCAAGGTTGTGCTCTACCAGCTGAGCTACACCCGCGATGCGCATCCTTACTTACTCTAACTCTTGAGCCTGTGCTATACTAAGCAGATATAAATATTAATGAATATCCCTGAATTTTGTCAACATGATCTATCCTGATTTGCGCGAATTCAAGACGCTGTCTTCAAGGGGGAACCTCATCCCCGTCTATAGGGAAGTCCTCGCGGACATGGATACCCCGGTCTCGGCCTTTCTCAAACTCGGCGGAACTCCTTCCTTTCTCCTCGAGAGCCTGGTCGGCGGAGAAAAATGGGCACGGTATTCTTTCCTCGGCTCGAACCCGTTGAAGACGATCAGAGGGTGGAACAAAAAAATCGAGATAAGAGAGACGGGGAAGAAGCCGGTCGTCTTTGAAACGGAGGATCCGGCCACGGTTCTCAAGAAGGAGTTATCCGGGTACCGGCCCGTTGCGCTTTCCGGACTTCCCCGATTTTCCGGCGGTCTCGTCGGCTACATGGGCTATGATATGGTCAGGTTCTTTGAGAGAGTACCCGACAGAGGGAAGCCCGGTTCAGGCCTGCCCGACATGTTCTTCATGCTCGTCGACACCATGCTCATCTTTGACAATCTGAAGCAGACGATAAAGATCGTTTCCAATGTGCACCTTGACGGAAAGAATACCGTTGCGGCCTATAGAAAGGCGGTCGAGAAGATAGACGCGATAACGGAAAAGTTGAGAAGCCCGAAGGTCAGGCCTCGGAAGCCGAAGGCGAAGGCGCGGGTCTCGAGAAAGAAAGGCTTTGTGTCGAGCTTCAGCACAAAGGAGGCGTTTGAAAGGGCTGTTTCCCGCTCGAAGGACTACATCGCGGCGGGTGATATCTTTCAGGTGGTACTGTCGCAGCGATTCGAGCGCAAGTCTCATGTCGAGCCCTTTGATGTATACCGGGCACTGCGCGTGATAAACCCCTCTCCCTACATGTACTTCATTAATACCGGTGAAGCTGAGATCGTCGGCTCGTCTCCCGAAATTCTTGTCCGGCTCGAAGACGGTAAGGTGGTGCTCAGACCTATTGCGGGGACGAGAGAAAGAGGTTCGACGGATGGAGAAGACAAGGCCCTTGAAGGGGAGTTGAAGAGAGACCCGAAGGAGATCGCCGAGCATATCATGCTCGTTGACCTGGGGAGGAACGATGTCGGAAGGGTTGCGGAGAAAGGCTCCGTAGAGGTTACCGAGCTCATGGCTGTTGAACGATACAGCCACGTGATGCATATGGTATCGAACGTCGAAGGAAACCTCGCAAAGGGGCTTGACGCGTTTGATGTACTGAGGGCCTGTTTCCCTGCGGGCACGGTGACGGGAGCCCCGAAGGTCAGGGCCATGGAGATCATAGAAGAGTTCGAACCGACGAAACGGGGCCCCTATGCAGGCGCGGTCGGTTATTTCAGTTATTCGGGCAACATGGATACCTGCATAACGATACGGACTCTCGTAATTCAAGAGAAGGTGATCTCCGTTCAAGCCGGTGCGGGCATCGTTGCCGATTCAGTCCCTGAAAGGGAATACGCGGAGACCGTAAACAAGGCCATGGGAATGATGAAGGCCGTTGACATCGCAGAGAGGGGATTAATCTGATGCTTTTGGCTATCGATAACTATGATTCTTTTACCTATAACCTCGTCCAGTATCTCGGAGAGCTCGGCGAGGATATACGGGTGTTCAGGAACGACAAGATTACGATACCCGAGGTGGAAACCCTCAGGCCCGAAAGGATCGTCATCTCTCCCGGCCCGTGCACGCCGAATGAGGCGGGAATATCGATCGACGTGATACGACATTTTGCCGGAAAGATCCCGATCCTCGGGGTCTGTCTGGGGCATCAGTCGATAGGCGCGGCGTTCGGAGGAGAGATTATCAGGGCGCCGCGGCTCATGCACGGAAAGACGTCCCTCATTTACCATGACGGAAAGACGATCTATGAGGGACTGCCGAATCCCTTCGAGGCGACACGGTATCACTCTCTCGTCATAAAGAGAGAGACACTGCCCGATCGTCTCGAAATCAGCGCGTGGACCGACACAGAGGAAATCATGGGGGTCAGACACCGTGAGTTTCTTGTCGAGGGGGTCCAGTTCCATCCTGAATCTATCCTCACAAAGGCGGGGAAAGACTTGCTGCGGAATTTCCTGAGACTCAGCAAAGGGAGATGATAAAAGAGGCGATTAACCTCCTCGTGCAGCATATAGACCTCTCGGAGACCGAGATGGCGGAGTGCATGGCCGAGATCATGGAGGGAAAGGCCACAGAGGCCCAGACAGGCTCGTTCCTCACCGCTCTCCGCATAAAGGGTGAAACCGTCAGCGAGATAACCGGCGCCGCGCGGATAATGCGGGAAAAGGTCTCCGCCGTCAGGGCGCCCGAGGGAGTTCTCGATACCTGCGGAACCGGCGGCGACATGTCGCAGACATTCAACATATCAACGGCAGCTGCCCTCGTCGTTGCAGCAGCCGGCGTACCGGTTGCGAAGCACGGCAATCGTTCCGTATCAAGCCGCTCCGGGAGTGCGGATGTCCTTGAGGCCCTTGGCGTAAAGATAGACCTGCCGCCTGAGAAGGTCGAAAAATCTCTCTTCGAGACGGGATTTGGCTTCCTCTTCGCTCCGCTTTTCCATCCGGCGATGAAATATGCCGTGGGGCCGAGGAGGGAGATCGGGATACGGTCCATCTTCAATATCCTCGGTCCGCTGACCAATCCGGCTGGGGCTAAGAGGCAGGTACTGGGCGTCTTCGCCGACAAACTCACCGACCTGCTCGCCATGGTACTCGGAAATCTCGGGGTGGTAGACACCATGGTAGTCCACGGTGAAGACGGTCTTGACGAGATAACGATCTCCGACGGGACAAAGGTTTCCCGTTACCGGGAAGGGAGGATCGAGACATTCTTTTTCGTCCCGGAAGACTTCGGCCTGCAGAGAGCAGGGTTGGAAACTCTCCTCGGAGGCGCCAAAGAAGAGAATGCCCGGATACTCTTTTCTCTCCTGAAGGGCGAAACGGGTCCGAAACGGAATGTTGTGCTCATGAATTCAGCGGCGGCCCTCATGGTCGCAGGCAGGGCGGAGAGCCCCAAGGACGCGATGCTCATTGCCGGTGACGCGATCGACTCCGGCAGGGCCCTGAAGAAGCTGAAGGAGATCGTGAGACTTTCGAATTCAATCTGATCCCCTTCTCGCTGTCAAAGGAGTTTGTGATGATAAAAGCGCACAGTCGTGAACCGCACAAAGACCGCAGGCCGGTAAAGATCAGCTCCCGGGGGCCTTCAGCGGGAGACCTCGACAGGGCCTCCCGGTTGCGGGAAGTCATGGAAGCCCTTTACGAGGCCAACAAGAAAGTCCCGGTAATCGTGGAAGGCAAAAGGGATTCACTTGCCCTGAGAAATCTCGGCCTCGTCGGAGAGATCATAACCCTCCACCGGGGAAACAGCCTCTATGAATTCTGCGAAGAGATATCCGAACGGTTCGGCAACGTCATCTTACTCCTTGACTGGGATGATAAGGGAGAGACCTTGCATAAGACGCTCAGCAGAAACCTGAGGGGCCTCTGGGAGGAATTCTCGGGATTCAGGGAGATCCTGAAGATCCTCTGCCAGAAGGACATCAAAGACATAGAAGGGATACCAAAACTCCTGAAAAACCTCGAGGGCGATGAGACTCACCGGTATTAAGGGAGAGGAACTTGCCGTCCGGTTTCTCAGGAAGAAAGGATACAGAATCCTCCGGAAGAATTTCAGGTCGCCCGTTGGCGAAATAGACATCATCGCTGAAGAGGGCAAGACGATCGTCTTCGTCGAAGTCAAGACGAGGACCGACGACTCCTTCGGCCATCCCTTTGAGGCTGTCGACACCCGGAAGAAAGAGAAGCTGAGGAGAGCGGCGCTCTCCTATCTCAAGCAGTGCAAGGAAGAACTGCCCTCGAGGTTCGACGTCCTCAGCATCGAGATGGATGGCGGCAAGAG
This Thermodesulfovibrionales bacterium DNA region includes the following protein-coding sequences:
- a CDS encoding TIGR04442 family protein; its protein translation is MFHGSIGPIDYFVFVGGANVSNLYFFQEEGQQIRFFSKGNELSLTQDSVSYKGTGGSFCEYMFGVEKPFKDLIKREVLNRLVLFGAFLDEDERLIFSNETEGSELFHRLFLLGHAVKNYYFFVSSDNRTEPKKRQKAILQTIGKLLKRTDLIAQDRDEELLERFITVLNEPDSTVFVFKFVHRENLKFYSAFRDAYAKERMLTPEDEAAVHDIAVRHAIDFYQQERMKIDVMYRHRSNKNVVDEYRDILLGTAHKDSLAHSEFARLHRLRTLSIRNNIPAILFDTLDNFLLKDKKKQAFEEPEYLRESRAILGNLFFKDSSLKQHIITEDIVKLIRAKHKASSQNDIGFEKILLDTGTACDEYARESNEYGIFEEFSSLITYFDRYDNVRASLSRLAFMDTMELTEDMLRRLLGNKKEFDSLDENLFNEIFIKDLLTNKYINIFGRKKIKTLSEGIEKIFRGDASLKEVVSEVHAIAGEEKLYREIRAVLKEKIRDFYTPLDMKKGLGRIRTAIKNELIESGIAADIPDALFDKALLDLKTESYYLNHLLPTILQTGNLPLREDFLNNSGLDRFYIEDVEKEYFQDKGFDSAILHTLKGEMELIGIGGGERI
- a CDS encoding cytochrome c3 family protein, coding for MLERELRKAVLLIITAIAVTGCSTADVQKKGAPTITVHTYPEGPCHVCHRGSGELVGSETLLAPGKELCFQCHSFRTDGKFVHKAIDIWGCTICHDPHGTSGYPSLLRDPLPELCFGCHESEAIISQGVHRDLTQTCIACHDPHMGNNKFLLK
- the trpE gene encoding anthranilate synthase component I, with product MIYPDLREFKTLSSRGNLIPVYREVLADMDTPVSAFLKLGGTPSFLLESLVGGEKWARYSFLGSNPLKTIRGWNKKIEIRETGKKPVVFETEDPATVLKKELSGYRPVALSGLPRFSGGLVGYMGYDMVRFFERVPDRGKPGSGLPDMFFMLVDTMLIFDNLKQTIKIVSNVHLDGKNTVAAYRKAVEKIDAITEKLRSPKVRPRKPKAKARVSRKKGFVSSFSTKEAFERAVSRSKDYIAAGDIFQVVLSQRFERKSHVEPFDVYRALRVINPSPYMYFINTGEAEIVGSSPEILVRLEDGKVVLRPIAGTRERGSTDGEDKALEGELKRDPKEIAEHIMLVDLGRNDVGRVAEKGSVEVTELMAVERYSHVMHMVSNVEGNLAKGLDAFDVLRACFPAGTVTGAPKVRAMEIIEEFEPTKRGPYAGAVGYFSYSGNMDTCITIRTLVIQEKVISVQAGAGIVADSVPEREYAETVNKAMGMMKAVDIAERGLI
- a CDS encoding aminodeoxychorismate/anthranilate synthase component II, which encodes MLLAIDNYDSFTYNLVQYLGELGEDIRVFRNDKITIPEVETLRPERIVISPGPCTPNEAGISIDVIRHFAGKIPILGVCLGHQSIGAAFGGEIIRAPRLMHGKTSLIYHDGKTIYEGLPNPFEATRYHSLVIKRETLPDRLEISAWTDTEEIMGVRHREFLVEGVQFHPESILTKAGKDLLRNFLRLSKGR
- the trpD gene encoding anthranilate phosphoribosyltransferase, with the translated sequence MIKEAINLLVQHIDLSETEMAECMAEIMEGKATEAQTGSFLTALRIKGETVSEITGAARIMREKVSAVRAPEGVLDTCGTGGDMSQTFNISTAAALVVAAAGVPVAKHGNRSVSSRSGSADVLEALGVKIDLPPEKVEKSLFETGFGFLFAPLFHPAMKYAVGPRREIGIRSIFNILGPLTNPAGAKRQVLGVFADKLTDLLAMVLGNLGVVDTMVVHGEDGLDEITISDGTKVSRYREGRIETFFFVPEDFGLQRAGLETLLGGAKEENARILFSLLKGETGPKRNVVLMNSAAALMVAGRAESPKDAMLIAGDAIDSGRALKKLKEIVRLSNSI
- a CDS encoding toprim domain-containing protein, whose amino-acid sequence is MIKAHSREPHKDRRPVKISSRGPSAGDLDRASRLREVMEALYEANKKVPVIVEGKRDSLALRNLGLVGEIITLHRGNSLYEFCEEISERFGNVILLLDWDDKGETLHKTLSRNLRGLWEEFSGFREILKILCQKDIKDIEGIPKLLKNLEGDETHRY
- a CDS encoding YraN family protein — translated: MRLTGIKGEELAVRFLRKKGYRILRKNFRSPVGEIDIIAEEGKTIVFVEVKTRTDDSFGHPFEAVDTRKKEKLRRAALSYLKQCKEELPSRFDVLSIEMDGGKSRIEHIIDAFE